In the Leptospira inadai serovar Lyme str. 10 genome, one interval contains:
- a CDS encoding helix-turn-helix domain-containing protein → MFLTGIESRLKLAEGLSFGNAFMINLLRLKIPFKKYSVSIILPKLLFFFIWTQAFLLFPLNAESPVRIDEGIRNLNVSTYVEYRHRDRKFTSCTIDNLKGLQAFEWYLNPIEDVLRVRRTSNGVWLRLTVRNDSNVPLDRRVLFNSINVPKAELCYISEKGEFRRLELTDHSDELYNKIVSPRPNFRIRFPAKTEYVLYIHLDAYEELTYVNFPLSLLDEEAFDEMVVWKRVIFSAILAIYLFAVGLNIYYSRRLQARVFLSLATYMTVLFFGFYFLHGRSIHSWIGWENKISFYSYYLFLTVFFLSLFGYLFHLARFFELKDKSLLFFAIGCLFSYSFVLIPLVKNFAEERFFLLAGGFGILAYYFYRVHSSLIVKNSFPIRLYLLSWLLFISCFFIKASYHFDYAPYNWLIVFSFLILFPLHAVVTTYALSRIISEGLWVSLPAKSFIRKSKIGSIDIGQTVVKLKELLEVDKIFLKHSLKEEHLARELGIGAHQLSEVVRMQFHTTFPNLINSYRIEEAKRLLIEDPGMSTNEVRIKAGYSSKSAFHLEFKKATNTNPNAFRRKAILGDDGSRKNGREISV, encoded by the coding sequence AATTAGCGGAAGGTCTTTCTTTCGGCAACGCATTCATGATAAACTTGTTACGTTTGAAAATTCCCTTTAAAAAGTATTCAGTTTCGATAATTCTTCCGAAACTTCTTTTTTTCTTTATTTGGACTCAAGCATTCCTGCTTTTTCCGTTGAATGCAGAATCTCCGGTCCGAATCGACGAGGGGATTCGTAATTTAAACGTCAGTACCTATGTAGAGTATAGACACCGAGATCGAAAATTCACTTCCTGTACGATCGATAACCTCAAAGGTTTGCAGGCTTTCGAGTGGTACTTAAATCCGATCGAAGACGTTTTGCGGGTGAGGAGGACATCCAACGGAGTTTGGTTGCGGTTGACCGTTCGGAACGACTCGAATGTTCCGTTGGATAGACGAGTTCTTTTTAATTCGATTAACGTTCCTAAGGCCGAATTATGCTACATATCGGAGAAGGGCGAGTTCCGCAGACTTGAGTTAACCGATCATTCCGACGAATTATATAACAAGATAGTCTCCCCGCGTCCTAACTTCCGTATTCGATTTCCCGCAAAAACGGAATACGTATTGTACATTCATTTGGACGCGTATGAAGAACTGACCTACGTGAATTTTCCGTTGAGTCTCTTGGACGAGGAGGCCTTTGATGAGATGGTCGTTTGGAAACGGGTTATTTTTTCGGCCATTCTCGCGATTTATTTATTTGCAGTCGGCTTAAATATCTATTATTCCCGCAGGCTGCAAGCTCGGGTCTTTCTCTCCCTCGCGACTTACATGACCGTCTTATTTTTCGGATTCTATTTTCTTCACGGACGTTCCATTCATTCCTGGATCGGCTGGGAGAACAAAATAAGTTTTTATTCATACTATCTATTTTTAACCGTCTTTTTTCTCTCCCTGTTCGGTTATCTCTTTCATCTTGCGCGATTTTTCGAACTGAAAGACAAGTCCCTTCTCTTTTTTGCGATCGGATGCCTGTTTAGTTATTCTTTCGTTCTCATTCCGCTCGTTAAGAATTTCGCGGAAGAAAGATTCTTCCTCTTGGCGGGAGGCTTCGGGATTTTAGCTTATTATTTCTATCGGGTTCATTCCAGTTTGATAGTAAAGAATAGCTTTCCTATAAGGCTCTACCTACTTTCCTGGCTTTTGTTCATTAGTTGTTTCTTCATTAAAGCCAGCTATCACTTCGATTATGCACCGTATAATTGGTTGATCGTTTTTTCCTTTTTGATTTTGTTTCCGTTACACGCCGTCGTTACGACCTATGCTTTATCCCGCATAATTTCCGAAGGATTATGGGTCTCTCTTCCGGCGAAGTCGTTTATTCGAAAAAGTAAAATCGGCTCGATCGATATCGGCCAAACGGTAGTGAAATTGAAAGAATTGCTCGAAGTGGATAAAATCTTCCTGAAACATTCGCTAAAGGAAGAACATTTGGCTAGAGAGTTGGGAATCGGCGCGCACCAGTTGTCCGAAGTAGTTCGTATGCAATTTCATACGACCTTTCCCAATTTGATTAATTCGTACCGCATCGAAGAAGCGAAGCGATTACTGATCGAAGATCCGGGTATGTCGACAAACGAAGTTCGAATCAAAGCGGGGTATAGCTCTAAATCTGCGTTTCATTTGGAATTTAAAAAGGCAACGAACACGAATCCGAACGCCTTTCGTCGGAAAGCGATTCTGGGAGACGATGGCAGCAGAAAAAACGGGCGGGAGATCTCGGTTTGA
- a CDS encoding TfoX/Sxy family protein codes for MSSFLEYAQDRLKVCGPITVKSMFGGYGVYSGNHIFGMIINDLLYFKVGPGNQAEYEAASMSPFTYEGKNGKPIRMSYWQVPEEILEDDEDLRYWFRKAMAEAAKAASPKKKVPVKKSAPKKKGIVAKKKLPAKKKKAAKKKVAAKKKSVKKR; via the coding sequence ATGAGTTCCTTTTTAGAATATGCCCAAGACCGTTTAAAAGTTTGCGGTCCAATTACGGTAAAATCGATGTTCGGAGGCTATGGAGTTTATTCCGGAAATCACATCTTCGGGATGATCATTAACGATCTACTTTATTTTAAAGTCGGTCCGGGTAACCAAGCCGAATATGAAGCCGCGAGTATGTCACCGTTCACCTATGAAGGTAAGAATGGAAAACCGATCCGTATGTCCTATTGGCAAGTGCCCGAGGAAATCCTGGAAGACGACGAGGATCTTCGTTACTGGTTCCGAAAAGCGATGGCAGAAGCAGCAAAGGCGGCCTCCCCTAAAAAGAAAGTGCCGGTAAAAAAATCGGCGCCGAAGAAAAAGGGAATCGTCGCGAAGAAGAAACTCCCCGCCAAAAAGAAAAAGGCAGCTAAAAAGAAGGTGGCGGCCAAGAAGAAATCGGTAAAGAAACGGTAA
- a CDS encoding NAD(P)-binding domain-containing protein, with translation MKLLLPFSSEYFDWLRNDAPRGPVETYPLLGDEFRSSIPGIHIIGDLTGIPLLKYAADSGAKVVSFLESSPDSKSERVYDLLIVGGGPSGISAGIEAKKKGLKFLILEGNKAFHTIHSYPKGKPIFAEPEAFVSASALRIDNGYKETLIRDLQTALDDYDLPILEGKQVVKIVPSRIEGSRFEVSTESGETFLCFNVVLAIGKSGDSRRLGIPGEDGENVFHRLIDPADFAGQDIVVVGGGDSAIEAALALEETAKSVSLSYRGEELVRPKEENKTEFLSKVSEGKINFLPSSSVKEIQNKNVIFLHKNSQTNVPADSTLILIGSEPPISFLRKIGLAIQNVRSFREWFGFFAMISFSFLVYFGKAAFYGIEWYSWAACAGLIGFIFFSAAWFGSGDKKAISFKWNWNLFRTTYLSFAAVYFILAYVGSKYFGWFLLNKYPGFHYTLLYSLTIAVFGIRRMKVRPTKYIKRQTWTLILVQVFPLFLLPEIILPRLGELGLLGSSDGFLLTQVFPGGAYWKAYGLILAWPLNMGVLYDGGITSFWLIYGLVLSFGIIPYLVFRFGKGAYCGWICSCGGLAETLGDETRTKMPHGKWAYRLEHSGQWVLLAAILLTTAKLLGSFISPLWFLSLGADSVKRMYDSVVDIGLAGVLGLGAYFFLSGRIWCRMFCPLAGLMHIYARFSRFRIFSEKKRCISCNICTKVCHQGIDVMSYANRGRPMDSVQCVRCSACVVNCPTNVLSFGEEINGFSVFGKLKATL, from the coding sequence ATGAAACTCCTTTTACCGTTTAGCTCCGAATATTTTGATTGGCTTCGCAACGATGCGCCTCGGGGACCCGTGGAAACTTACCCTTTACTAGGAGACGAATTTCGAAGTTCCATTCCCGGCATCCATATCATCGGCGACTTAACCGGAATTCCTCTCTTAAAGTATGCCGCCGATAGCGGCGCGAAAGTGGTCTCGTTTCTGGAATCGAGCCCGGACTCGAAATCGGAGAGAGTTTACGATTTATTGATTGTCGGAGGAGGTCCTTCCGGAATTTCCGCCGGCATCGAGGCCAAAAAAAAAGGGCTAAAATTTCTGATCCTGGAGGGGAATAAAGCGTTTCATACGATCCATAGCTACCCGAAAGGGAAACCGATTTTTGCCGAGCCGGAAGCGTTCGTATCCGCCTCGGCATTGCGGATCGACAATGGATATAAGGAAACTCTTATACGCGATTTGCAAACCGCATTGGACGACTATGACCTACCCATATTGGAAGGAAAGCAGGTGGTTAAAATTGTTCCTTCCCGGATCGAAGGTTCTCGCTTTGAAGTTAGTACCGAAAGCGGGGAAACATTTCTCTGCTTCAATGTCGTGCTCGCCATCGGAAAATCGGGGGATAGTAGGCGCTTAGGCATTCCAGGAGAAGACGGAGAGAACGTCTTTCATCGTCTAATCGATCCGGCCGATTTTGCCGGACAGGATATCGTCGTCGTCGGAGGAGGTGACTCCGCGATCGAAGCCGCACTAGCATTGGAAGAAACGGCTAAATCCGTATCTCTATCCTATCGCGGAGAGGAATTGGTGAGGCCTAAGGAAGAAAATAAAACCGAGTTTTTATCCAAAGTCTCCGAAGGGAAAATAAATTTTCTCCCTTCCTCGTCCGTAAAAGAAATACAAAATAAGAATGTAATATTCCTTCATAAAAATTCCCAAACGAATGTTCCTGCGGATTCTACGTTGATTTTGATCGGCTCCGAACCTCCGATTTCCTTTTTACGGAAAATCGGATTGGCCATTCAAAACGTTCGCTCCTTCCGCGAATGGTTCGGATTTTTCGCGATGATCTCCTTTTCGTTTCTCGTTTATTTCGGGAAAGCGGCATTCTACGGAATCGAATGGTATTCCTGGGCTGCGTGTGCGGGATTAATCGGTTTTATCTTCTTCTCGGCCGCCTGGTTCGGAAGCGGAGACAAGAAAGCGATCTCCTTCAAATGGAATTGGAATTTATTCAGGACCACATATCTATCGTTTGCCGCCGTTTACTTTATCCTCGCCTATGTCGGAAGTAAATACTTCGGATGGTTTTTACTGAACAAGTATCCCGGCTTTCATTATACTTTATTGTATTCCCTTACGATTGCCGTGTTCGGAATTCGAAGAATGAAAGTTCGTCCAACAAAATATATTAAGAGACAAACCTGGACTTTAATCCTGGTGCAGGTCTTTCCTCTCTTTCTACTGCCGGAAATCATTTTACCGCGGTTGGGGGAATTAGGACTGCTCGGGTCCTCCGACGGATTTTTACTGACTCAAGTATTTCCCGGAGGTGCGTATTGGAAGGCGTACGGCTTGATTCTTGCTTGGCCTTTGAACATGGGAGTTCTTTACGACGGCGGAATCACCTCTTTTTGGCTGATTTACGGACTCGTCCTTAGCTTCGGAATCATTCCCTATTTAGTATTCCGGTTCGGGAAAGGAGCATATTGCGGATGGATTTGCTCTTGTGGAGGTTTGGCGGAAACCCTAGGAGACGAAACACGAACGAAAATGCCTCACGGAAAATGGGCGTATCGATTAGAGCATTCCGGGCAATGGGTTCTACTCGCCGCAATTCTTTTAACAACGGCTAAATTATTAGGAAGTTTTATTTCCCCGCTTTGGTTTTTGTCCTTAGGTGCCGACTCCGTTAAGCGAATGTACGATTCCGTTGTAGATATAGGTTTGGCCGGAGTCCTCGGCTTGGGTGCCTATTTCTTTCTTTCGGGAAGAATCTGGTGCAGAATGTTCTGCCCTTTAGCCGGACTGATGCACATCTACGCTAGATTCAGTCGATTTAGAATCTTCTCGGAAAAGAAACGCTGTATTTCCTGTAATATATGTACGAAAGTTTGCCACCAAGGAATCGACGTAATGAGTTACGCCAATCGTGGACGGCCGATGGATAGCGTTCAATGCGTCAGATGCTCGGCATGTGTAGTCAATTGCCCGACAAACGTACTATCTTTCGGAGAGGAAATAAACGGATTTTCCGTATTCGGAAAATTGAAAGCGACTCTCTGA
- a CDS encoding PQQ-dependent sugar dehydrogenase, whose protein sequence is MSISVFRIIKFPVCLFFILFLSSCDELRRILVANIGDASKYQAEGKESGFKPTFTLKDENRKKIPISLTTIGEGFDQTTDLLMIPGPEIFLVLEKTGSIKWLDPKDGSSGTLLKIPNVLTDSEEGLLGIALHPSFPEKPKIYLNYVIKKNGKDTSRVSEWTFESPGDPKKGKFSEERIIMELAQPYGNHNAGQLAFGKDGKLYIGWGDGGWRNDPNGNGQNPMTFLGSMLRIDIDSKDPGKQYAVPKDNPFVGIKGYQPETFAYGLRNPWRYSFDPAGRLILADVGQDAFEEVDIIEAGKNYGWNKTEGFHCFEPKENCDRNGLTDPIYEYGREDGSSITGGYVVTNDRIGDLQGKYVFGDFISGRLWAIAIPKDGGKVEEVFALGKWPILVSAFGKDARGSLYLADFGSGKILRVDPGK, encoded by the coding sequence ATGAGCATTTCCGTATTTCGCATAATAAAATTTCCGGTCTGTCTTTTTTTTATCCTCTTCCTGTCTTCCTGCGACGAACTTAGGCGAATCTTGGTCGCAAATATCGGAGACGCTTCCAAATACCAGGCCGAAGGAAAGGAGTCGGGATTTAAGCCCACTTTCACCCTTAAAGATGAAAATCGAAAGAAAATCCCTATTTCCTTAACTACGATCGGAGAGGGTTTCGATCAAACCACCGATTTACTGATGATTCCAGGTCCGGAGATTTTCCTGGTTCTGGAAAAAACGGGTTCGATCAAATGGCTGGACCCAAAAGACGGAAGTTCGGGGACTTTATTAAAGATTCCCAATGTTCTTACGGATTCCGAAGAAGGCCTGTTGGGGATAGCGTTGCATCCCTCTTTTCCGGAAAAACCGAAAATATATCTTAATTATGTAATAAAGAAAAACGGCAAGGACACTAGCCGAGTCTCCGAATGGACGTTCGAGTCCCCCGGAGATCCGAAAAAAGGAAAATTTTCCGAAGAACGCATAATCATGGAACTTGCCCAGCCTTACGGAAACCATAACGCGGGGCAATTAGCGTTCGGAAAGGACGGCAAATTATATATCGGCTGGGGAGACGGAGGATGGAGAAACGATCCGAACGGAAACGGACAAAATCCGATGACTTTCTTGGGATCGATGTTGCGGATCGATATAGATTCAAAGGACCCCGGTAAACAATATGCGGTCCCGAAAGATAATCCGTTTGTAGGAATCAAAGGTTATCAGCCTGAAACGTTCGCGTACGGACTCAGAAATCCTTGGAGATATTCTTTCGATCCGGCAGGCAGATTGATCCTCGCCGACGTAGGGCAAGATGCGTTCGAAGAAGTGGACATCATCGAAGCGGGTAAAAATTACGGTTGGAACAAGACGGAAGGCTTTCACTGTTTCGAACCTAAGGAAAACTGCGATCGCAACGGACTTACCGATCCTATCTACGAGTACGGCAGGGAAGACGGCAGCTCAATTACGGGAGGATATGTCGTTACCAATGATCGCATCGGAGATCTCCAAGGGAAATACGTCTTCGGAGATTTCATATCCGGAAGACTCTGGGCAATTGCGATCCCGAAAGACGGCGGAAAAGTGGAGGAAGTCTTCGCGTTAGGAAAATGGCCGATCCTTGTCTCCGCATTCGGAAAAGATGCGAGAGGCTCCTTATATCTGGCCGATTTCGGATCGGGAAAAATTCTCCGAGTCGATCCCGGAAAATAA
- a CDS encoding acyltransferase family protein — protein sequence MLVSSPRPRSATRLDYLDNLRSFALLLGLAFHVAIVYAAEIKYPLRNADRTWVFDVFGEWVHLFRMPLFFFLSGYFSERTFRSKGLVDFIRLRGFRIIIPLISGIILFAPMQYYIAALIDGYQENYFVFLWNEFLLKSPRPSHLWFLQYLVLYTFLYVAIRPILSKIGQYLFPYSRYGDAEIEPFSPKRWEVLLILGLWSAFWTCSVNYFFLKDSSYFTIEPVQFVYDISFFAAGSFFLYKEKTILTGETKGKEIFLLGILALLVFKGFYWIKGIDPFWSYFGYTGDWRRILHIFLKCLGGWLWVSFFIRVFQFFFSGKNSFSEYLRDSSLPVYLVHHPVALGIGFVIVQKPWSIWIKFPLHLLSTYFLTFAIYHFLIRNSHFLNNILGNAKNVSPPRIS from the coding sequence TTGCTCGTTTCCTCACCCAGACCTCGCAGTGCGACGAGGTTAGATTATTTAGACAATCTCAGATCTTTTGCGCTTCTTTTAGGGCTGGCCTTTCACGTTGCGATAGTTTATGCGGCAGAAATCAAATATCCTTTACGAAACGCGGACCGCACTTGGGTATTCGACGTCTTCGGCGAATGGGTCCACCTCTTTCGAATGCCTCTGTTCTTTTTTTTATCGGGTTATTTCAGCGAAAGAACGTTTCGCTCCAAAGGGCTTGTCGATTTCATTCGACTAAGAGGATTCAGGATCATTATCCCGTTGATAAGCGGCATTATACTTTTTGCACCTATGCAATATTATATCGCCGCTCTCATCGACGGTTATCAGGAAAATTATTTCGTCTTTCTATGGAACGAATTCCTGCTCAAGAGCCCCCGACCTTCGCATCTATGGTTCCTGCAATACTTGGTTTTGTACACGTTTCTTTACGTAGCTATCCGTCCGATTTTATCCAAGATCGGACAATATCTTTTTCCTTATAGTCGATACGGAGACGCCGAGATCGAACCGTTCTCCCCGAAAAGATGGGAGGTCCTGCTGATTCTAGGACTTTGGAGCGCCTTTTGGACGTGCTCGGTAAATTACTTTTTCCTAAAGGACAGCTCGTACTTTACGATCGAACCCGTCCAATTCGTTTATGATATCAGCTTCTTCGCCGCCGGCAGCTTTTTTCTATATAAGGAAAAAACAATATTAACGGGAGAGACAAAAGGAAAGGAAATATTTCTGCTCGGCATCTTGGCGTTACTTGTTTTCAAAGGATTTTATTGGATCAAGGGAATCGATCCGTTTTGGTCCTATTTCGGTTACACAGGAGACTGGAGAAGAATTCTTCACATTTTTTTGAAATGCCTAGGCGGGTGGCTTTGGGTTTCCTTTTTTATTCGCGTTTTTCAGTTTTTCTTTTCCGGTAAAAATAGTTTCTCGGAATACCTGAGAGATTCCAGTCTCCCCGTCTATCTGGTACATCACCCCGTCGCTCTCGGAATCGGTTTTGTCATAGTACAAAAACCCTGGTCCATTTGGATCAAGTTCCCGCTGCATCTGTTATCGACGTACTTTCTTACGTTTGCGATCTATCATTTCCTGATTCGAAATTCTCATTTCTTGAATAATATATTAGGGAATGCCAAAAACGTATCGCCCCCTCGGATATCTTAA
- a CDS encoding cyclic nucleotide-binding domain-containing protein — protein sequence MKISEEMVQKHGVRFTESSIIFDENEPADQMYLILSGKVGIHKKIKEAFKLLIELKEGDMFGEMALVDKKPRSARAIAKTDVLLFAITEPVFYNMVQTNPSFSLKMVKMLSSRLRETNQTITSLLKADRKNLVTSALIAFSQTRGEQEGGLYKIHLSAFIKWAILRVGLEHQDLVSSINLLVRDKLVEQPKNDPSLLYIREALFKYTVDL from the coding sequence ATGAAAATTTCGGAAGAAATGGTCCAAAAGCACGGAGTCCGATTTACGGAATCCTCGATTATCTTCGATGAGAACGAACCTGCAGATCAAATGTATCTTATCCTTTCCGGGAAGGTCGGCATTCATAAAAAAATCAAAGAAGCCTTTAAGCTTTTGATCGAACTGAAAGAAGGGGATATGTTCGGGGAAATGGCTTTGGTGGATAAGAAGCCGCGCAGCGCTCGTGCCATCGCAAAAACCGATGTCCTGCTTTTTGCGATTACTGAACCTGTTTTTTATAATATGGTTCAGACCAATCCTTCCTTCTCTCTCAAGATGGTCAAGATGCTCTCGTCCCGCCTAAGAGAAACGAATCAGACGATTACGAGTCTTCTTAAGGCGGATCGTAAGAATCTAGTTACTTCGGCCTTGATCGCCTTTAGTCAGACGAGAGGCGAACAGGAGGGCGGCCTCTATAAAATACATCTATCGGCATTTATCAAGTGGGCCATCCTTAGAGTAGGATTGGAGCACCAAGATTTAGTTTCGTCGATAAACCTGTTGGTGCGGGACAAGTTGGTGGAACAACCTAAAAACGATCCAAGCCTTTTATACATTCGAGAGGCTTTATTTAAGTATACGGTGGACCTGTAA
- a CDS encoding SMP-30/gluconolactonase/LRE family protein gives MNTKKILLLIAAIFMILAVGILLKASPIEPIAYDPPPAPGMIGLFAENQLLKSAELIALGKIHGPEDIEADADGNVYSASEDGKVYFISKDGEMKAHASTGGRPLGMKLISDGTLYVADAVKGLLRINPNGRVEVLSTEAEGIPFKFTDDLDVAKDGTVYFSDASYKYGAPEYLYDLMEGVPHGRLLKYDPKTKKTTVLLKDIFFANGVALSENEDFVVLNETYKYRIHRYWLKGPKAGTSEIWIENLPGFPDNISSDGKGTFYLALFTVRNPMMDNLLHPRPWAKVVVAKLPKFLWPKPKPYGFAVLLNEDGRVLASFQEPSGNHLKEITSVKRKGDYLYLGSLHNDRIGKFELPQEFR, from the coding sequence GTGAATACGAAAAAAATCCTCCTCCTCATCGCGGCCATTTTCATGATTCTTGCGGTGGGGATTCTCCTAAAAGCCTCACCTATCGAACCGATCGCATATGATCCCCCTCCGGCCCCCGGAATGATCGGCTTGTTTGCAGAAAATCAACTTTTGAAGTCCGCGGAATTGATCGCATTAGGCAAGATTCACGGCCCGGAAGATATCGAGGCCGACGCGGACGGGAACGTTTACTCCGCCAGCGAGGACGGAAAAGTTTATTTCATTTCTAAAGACGGGGAAATGAAAGCGCATGCATCGACCGGAGGAAGACCTTTGGGGATGAAACTAATTTCCGACGGAACATTGTACGTGGCCGACGCGGTTAAAGGGCTCTTACGGATCAATCCTAACGGTAGAGTCGAAGTTCTTTCGACCGAAGCCGAAGGAATTCCCTTTAAATTTACGGACGATCTGGATGTCGCAAAGGACGGAACCGTTTACTTTTCCGACGCAAGTTATAAATACGGTGCTCCGGAGTATTTATACGATTTGATGGAGGGAGTTCCCCACGGTCGCCTTTTGAAATACGATCCAAAAACCAAGAAGACGACGGTTTTATTGAAGGATATTTTCTTCGCAAACGGCGTGGCTCTTTCCGAGAACGAAGACTTTGTAGTGTTAAACGAAACATATAAATATAGAATACACCGCTATTGGTTGAAAGGACCCAAAGCCGGAACCAGCGAGATATGGATAGAGAATCTCCCGGGATTCCCGGATAATATATCTTCCGACGGCAAAGGAACTTTTTATCTGGCTCTATTTACGGTCAGGAACCCGATGATGGATAATTTACTTCATCCTCGTCCCTGGGCGAAAGTCGTGGTCGCGAAATTGCCGAAATTTCTATGGCCTAAACCTAAACCCTACGGATTCGCAGTTCTGTTAAACGAAGATGGTCGCGTCTTGGCGAGTTTTCAGGAACCGAGCGGAAATCACCTGAAGGAAATCACTTCGGTGAAAAGGAAGGGAGACTATCTATATCTCGGCAGCCTTCATAACGATAGAATCGGAAAATTCGAACTCCCACAGGAGTTTCGGTAA
- a CDS encoding acyl-CoA dehydrogenase family protein, producing the protein MDLTISQNVEEIRQKARAFVEEVAIPAEDHYDYDHGRMPEALVQKLREEAKKRGLWTAHLPKSEGGLGLDMVGTALVFSELGRSPIAPYLCNCDAPDEGNMHLLHLAANEEQKKKYYYPLVEGKIRSGFAMTEPPPGAGSDPMTLTTNAVKEGDHYILNGHKWYCTGANGAAFLIVMAKVNDSFRRTSMFLVPTDAPGYTMVQEIGVLGSHGPGGHCELKFENVKVPESQVLGKIAEGFRLSQERLGPARLTHCMRWIGLSRRSLEIARNYAIKRELFGGKLSEQQGIQWMFAEAALEIESGFLLTLKAADILRKGGDARQAISFAKWQVSETLNKCVDRAIQICGSHGFSRYLKLELFYRDARAARIADGPTETHKMVIGRNLMSGKESF; encoded by the coding sequence ATGGATTTAACAATCTCTCAGAATGTCGAAGAAATAAGGCAAAAGGCCAGAGCTTTTGTGGAAGAGGTGGCGATTCCTGCGGAAGATCATTATGACTACGATCACGGAAGAATGCCCGAAGCACTCGTACAAAAATTGCGGGAGGAGGCGAAGAAGCGGGGATTATGGACGGCTCATTTGCCCAAGTCCGAAGGCGGTTTGGGGCTGGATATGGTCGGGACCGCTCTGGTTTTCAGCGAACTAGGCCGTTCTCCGATCGCACCTTATTTATGTAATTGTGATGCTCCTGATGAGGGAAATATGCACCTTCTACATTTAGCCGCTAATGAAGAACAAAAGAAAAAATATTATTATCCCCTCGTAGAGGGAAAAATCCGCTCGGGCTTCGCTATGACCGAACCTCCTCCGGGTGCCGGTTCCGATCCCATGACTCTCACCACGAATGCGGTTAAGGAAGGAGATCATTATATTCTGAACGGCCATAAATGGTACTGCACCGGCGCAAACGGGGCCGCCTTCCTGATCGTAATGGCAAAAGTAAACGATAGCTTTCGCAGAACTTCGATGTTTCTGGTTCCTACGGATGCTCCAGGCTACACTATGGTGCAGGAAATAGGCGTTCTCGGATCCCATGGTCCGGGCGGACATTGCGAACTCAAGTTCGAAAACGTAAAAGTGCCTGAATCGCAGGTACTCGGAAAAATTGCGGAAGGATTTCGTCTTTCGCAGGAAAGACTCGGCCCCGCTCGCCTAACGCACTGTATGCGGTGGATCGGATTGTCGAGAAGGTCTTTAGAGATCGCGCGAAACTATGCGATTAAGCGGGAATTATTCGGAGGAAAACTTTCCGAGCAACAGGGAATTCAATGGATGTTTGCCGAGGCTGCATTGGAAATAGAATCCGGGTTCTTATTAACTCTTAAAGCTGCGGATATTCTGCGAAAAGGAGGCGATGCAAGGCAGGCTATCTCGTTCGCAAAATGGCAGGTGAGTGAAACGTTGAATAAATGCGTGGATCGGGCCATTCAAATATGCGGTTCTCACGGATTCAGCCGTTATTTGAAGTTGGAACTTTTTTATCGCGATGCGAGAGCGGCCAGAATCGCCGACGGGCCGACGGAAACTCATAAGATGGTTATCGGGCGAAATTTAATGTCCGGAAAGGAAAGCTTTTAA